A DNA window from Phragmites australis chromosome 11, lpPhrAust1.1, whole genome shotgun sequence contains the following coding sequences:
- the LOC133885391 gene encoding probable indole-3-acetic acid-amido synthetase GH3.4: protein MPEAPPAAMRETAAVPKEHREALEYIERVTASAGQVQRRVLAQILAQNATAEYLRRIGVSGAAPGADEAFRRAAPLVTYEDILPDVIRIANGDTSPILSGKPIREFLTSSGTSGGERKLMPTIAEEMDRRSLLYSLLMPVMSQAVPGLDKGKAMYLYFVKAESRTPGGLPARPVLTSFYRSRHFLERPHDPYTVYTSPDDAVLCVDAYQSMYAQLLCGLVHRADVLRCGAVFASGFLRAIRFLEKHWPRLCRDIRLGTLDTEITDRAVRGAVERVLRADPALADAIEAECARPSWQGIIWRVWPNTKYIDVIVTGAMAQYIPTLEFYGGGLPLTCTMYASSECYFGLNLNPMCKPSDVAYTLIPTMCYFEFLPVHSGATAEPDHRDLVDLVDVELGLEYELVVTTYSGLYRYRVGDVLRVAGFKNQAPMFNFVRRKNVVLSIDSDKTDEAELHAAVSGAVQNLAPFGASLVEYTSYADAGTIPGHYVLFWELRAGGTAMPASVFEDCCLAVEEALNSVYRQGRAADRSIGPLEIRVVSDGTFDKLMDYALARGASINQYKAPRCVRPGPVVELLDGRVQARYFSPKCPKWSPGGKQWSSNCNAAAKKTSNGGGVA, encoded by the exons ATGCCGGAGGCGCCACCAGCCGCCATGCGAGAGACAGCAGCGGTACCCAAGGAGCACCGCGAGGCGCTCGAGTACATCGAGCGCGTCACGGCGAGCGCGGGCCAGGTGCAGCGCCGCGTGCTGGCGCAGATCCTTGCGCAGAACGCGACGGCCGAGTACCTGCGCCGGATCGGCGTCTCGGGCGCCGCGCCGGGCGCCGACGAGGCGttccgccgcgccgcgccgctcgTCACCTACGAGGACATCCTGCCCGACGTCATCCGCATCGCCAACGGCGACACGTCGCCAATCCTCTCCGGCAAACCCATCCGCGAGTTCCTCACCAG CTCGGGCACGTCGGGAGGGGAGCGGAAGCTGATGCCGACAATAGCCGAGGAGATGGACCGGCGGTCGCTATTGTACAGCCTGCTCATGCCGGTGATGAGCCAGGCCGTGCCGGGGTTGGACAAGGGCAAGGCCATGTACCTCTACTTCGTCAAGGCGGAGTCGCGCACGCCGGGAGGGCTGCCGGCGCGCCCGGTGCTCACGAGCTTCTACCGGAGCCGCCACTTCCTCGAGCGTCCGCACGACCCTTACACCGTGTACACGAGCCCCGACGATGCCGTCCTGTGCGTGGACGCGTACCAGAGCATGTACGCGCAGCTGCTCTGCGGCCTCGTGCACCGCGCCGATGTGCTCCGCTGCGGGGCGGTGTTCGCGTCCGGCTTCCTCCGCGCCATCCGCTTCCTGGAGAAGCACTGGCCGCGCCTGTGCCGGGACATCCGGTTGGGGACGCTCGACACCGAGATCACCGATCGCGCCGTGCGCGGTGCCGTCGAGCGGGTGCTCCGCGCCGACCCGGCACTCGCCGACGCGATCGAGGCCGAGTGCGCGCGGCCGTCGTGGCAGGGCATCATCTGGAGGGTGTGGCCCAACACCAAGTACATCGACGTCATCGTCACCGGCGCCATGGCGCAGTACATCCCCACGCTGGAGTTCTACGGCGGCGGCCTGCCGCTCACCTGCACCATGTACGCCTCGTCCGAGTGCTACTTCGGCCTCAACCTGAACCCTATGTGCAAGCCCAGCGACGTCGCCTACACCCTGATCCCCACAATGTGCTACTTCGAGTTCCTCCCCGTCCACTCCGGCGCCACCGCCGAACCCGACCACCGCGACCTCGTGGACCTCGTCGACGTCGAACTCGGCCTCGAGTACGAGCTTGTCGTCACCACCTACTCTG GGTTGTATCGCTATCGCGTGGGCGACGTGCTGCGCGTGGCCGGGTTCAAGAACCAGGCGCCCATGTTCAACTTCGTGCGGCGCAAGAACGTGGTCCTGAGCATCGACTCGGACAAGACGGACGAGGCGGAGCTCCACGCGGCGGTGAGCGGCGCGGTGCAGAACCTGGCGCCGTTCGGGGCGTCGCTGGTGGAGTACACGAGCTACGCGGACGCGGGCACCATCCCGGGCCACTACGTGCTGTTCTGGGAGCTCCGCGCGGGCGGGACGGCGATGCCGGCGTCGGTGTTCGAGGACTGCTGCCTGGCCGTGGAGGAGGCCCTGAACAGCGTCTACCGTCAGGGCCGCGCCGCCGACCGCTCCATCGGCCCCCTCGAGATCCGCGTGGTGTCCGACGGCACGTTCGACAAGCTCATGGACTACGCACTCGCCCGCGGCGCGTCCATCAACCAGTACAAGGCGCCGCGGTGCGTGCGCCCGGGCCCCGTGGTGGAGCTGCTCGACGGCAGAGTGCAGGCCAGGTACTTCAGCCCCAAGTGTCCCAAGTGGAGCCCCGGCGGCAAGCAGTGGAGCAGCAACTGCAACGCCGCCGCCAAGAAGACCAGCAATGGAGGAGGAGTCGCCTAA